The following coding sequences lie in one Pectobacterium sp. A5351 genomic window:
- a CDS encoding IS4 family transposase — MRISQAIDLVSRYDSTRNPLTSLGDFLDPELIARCLAESGVVTLRKRRLPLEMMVWCIVGMALERKEPLHQIVNRLDIMLPGNRPFVAPSAVIQARQRLGSDAVRRVFTHTAHLWHNAVAHPHWCGLTLLAMDGVVWRTQETPENDAAFPRQTYCGQPGPYPQVKMVCQMELTSHLITAAAFGTMKDSEYTLAEQLIDQTADNTLTLLDKGYYSLGLLNAWKRAGEHRHWMIPLKKGTRYEEVRKLGKGDHLVQLKTTPQSRKKWPGLSTEVTARLLTYSRKGKTYQLLTSMTDGMRYPGGEMVELYSHRWEIELGYREIKQTMQLSRLALRSKKPELVEQELWGVLLAYNLVRYQMIKMASQLKGYWPNQLSFSESCGLVMRMLMTLQGASPGRIPELLRDLESMGQMVKLPIRRERAFPRVVKERPYKYRKAEKKCQSVA; from the coding sequence ATGCGTATTTCTCAGGCCATCGACCTCGTTTCACGTTACGACTCGACCCGTAACCCTTTGACTTCTCTTGGCGACTTTCTTGACCCAGAACTTATTGCTCGTTGCCTTGCTGAGTCCGGCGTGGTCACCCTGCGTAAACGCCGTCTTCCTCTCGAAATGATGGTCTGGTGCATTGTCGGCATGGCGCTTGAACGTAAGGAGCCGCTTCATCAGATTGTCAATCGGCTGGATATTATGCTGCCCGGTAACCGTCCCTTTGTTGCTCCCAGCGCGGTTATCCAGGCCCGCCAGCGACTCGGAAGTGATGCCGTTCGACGGGTGTTCACGCACACTGCTCACTTGTGGCACAACGCTGTGGCACATCCTCACTGGTGTGGATTGACGTTACTGGCGATGGATGGCGTCGTCTGGCGCACACAGGAAACACCTGAAAATGATGCCGCCTTCCCGCGCCAGACTTACTGCGGCCAACCTGGCCCCTACCCGCAGGTCAAAATGGTCTGTCAGATGGAGCTGACCAGCCATCTGATAACCGCCGCAGCCTTCGGTACGATGAAAGACAGCGAATATACCCTGGCTGAGCAACTGATAGACCAGACCGCAGATAATACGCTGACGCTGCTCGATAAAGGGTATTACTCATTAGGGTTACTGAATGCCTGGAAGCGTGCGGGAGAACACCGACACTGGATGATACCGCTTAAGAAAGGTACCCGTTACGAGGAGGTCCGGAAACTGGGAAAAGGCGATCATCTGGTACAGTTGAAAACGACGCCACAATCCCGCAAAAAATGGCCGGGACTGAGTACAGAAGTGACAGCCCGATTACTGACCTATAGCCGTAAAGGCAAAACCTATCAGTTACTGACCTCGATGACCGATGGCATGCGTTATCCGGGAGGTGAAATGGTTGAGCTTTACAGTCACCGTTGGGAAATCGAGTTGGGTTACCGTGAAATCAAACAGACAATGCAACTGAGCAGGCTGGCACTGAGAAGCAAAAAACCGGAACTTGTGGAGCAGGAGTTATGGGGTGTGCTGCTGGCGTATAATCTGGTGCGTTATCAGATGATTAAAATGGCCAGTCAACTGAAAGGTTACTGGCCAAATCAGCTGAGCTTCTCAGAATCCTGCGGGCTGGTCATGAGAATGTTGATGACGCTTCAGGGCGCATCGCCGGGTCGTATCCCTGAGCTACTGCGAGATCTGGAAAGTATGGGGCAGATGGTGAAACTGCCGATAAGAAGGGAAAGAGCCTTTCCGAGAGTGGTGAAAGAGAGACCTTATAAATATCGAAAAGCTGAGAAAAAATGCCAGTCAGTTGCTTAA
- a CDS encoding MFS transporter — MKFIKLPLLAQISSAHLVSHFHMMVLPALIPLLSAQRDISFVELGFALSVFNIVSACVQTPIGFMVDRIGARRTLTAGLALGSLCFLSLGFSGSYAWLVAAMGLAGVANAVYHPADYALLSRGIDEKRMGSAFSVHTFSGFLGTAIAPGILLSIAAFSGINSAFIVSGIIGLLTIPLLLTDRDEPSRVKPTAATGTQPGKSRVPVFTLPVLALLILFLLLNLSTGSIQNFSVTALVTGYDLSLSQANVALTAFLFASAFGVLAGGALADKTKRHGLVATAALAVTAVLVSIVALYSLPTLVLVPLLAAAGFLSGMIAPSRDMLVRAASPPGAEGRVFGIVSTGFNIGGAAGPVLFGWLLDHGHPHAIFWSAVIFMLITAFITLLQEMRSAKRRASV; from the coding sequence ATGAAATTCATAAAATTACCGCTACTGGCACAAATCTCATCAGCGCATTTGGTGAGTCACTTCCATATGATGGTGCTGCCTGCTCTTATTCCGCTGCTGTCAGCCCAACGTGATATCAGTTTTGTCGAACTCGGGTTTGCGCTTAGCGTATTCAACATTGTCTCCGCCTGTGTGCAGACGCCGATTGGCTTTATGGTGGATCGTATCGGCGCACGTCGCACATTAACCGCGGGCTTAGCGCTCGGAAGTCTCTGTTTTCTCTCGCTCGGCTTCTCAGGCAGCTATGCTTGGCTGGTCGCCGCGATGGGGTTGGCTGGCGTGGCAAACGCGGTTTATCACCCAGCAGATTACGCCTTACTGTCGCGCGGTATTGATGAAAAACGTATGGGCAGCGCATTCTCGGTACATACCTTCTCCGGTTTTCTGGGCACAGCCATTGCGCCCGGCATTTTGCTGTCCATCGCCGCCTTTTCTGGCATCAATAGCGCCTTCATCGTTTCCGGCATCATCGGCTTACTGACAATACCGCTGCTTCTGACCGATCGCGATGAACCTAGCCGAGTAAAGCCTACGGCGGCAACAGGCACCCAGCCGGGAAAATCACGCGTGCCCGTGTTTACGCTGCCGGTTCTGGCGCTGCTGATTCTGTTTCTGCTGCTGAATTTAAGTACGGGTTCAATCCAGAACTTCTCGGTGACGGCACTAGTAACGGGCTACGATTTGTCGCTATCACAGGCTAACGTGGCGCTTACCGCATTCCTGTTCGCCAGCGCCTTTGGCGTACTGGCTGGCGGCGCACTGGCGGATAAAACCAAGCGCCACGGGCTGGTGGCAACGGCGGCGCTGGCCGTGACCGCCGTGCTGGTCAGTATCGTTGCCCTGTATTCCTTACCGACTCTCGTGCTGGTGCCGTTGCTGGCTGCTGCTGGTTTCCTCTCCGGCATGATTGCCCCTTCTCGGGATATGCTGGTACGTGCCGCCTCACCGCCAGGTGCAGAAGGACGGGTGTTTGGAATTGTCTCCACCGGTTTCAACATCGGCGGGGCGGCGGGGCCGGTGCTGTTCGGCTGGCTGCTGGATCACGGCCATCCTCACGCCATTTTCTGGTCTGCCGTCATCTTTATGCTCATCACAGCGTTTATCACGCTGCTACAGGAAATGCGCAGCGCCAAACGACGTGCATCAGTCTGA
- a CDS encoding GFA family protein yields the protein MTIKSYFGGCLCGQIRFRATGEPGNPHACSCTSCQQHSGASTLLWVEFPRSVVEWIGEGGEPARYRSSDYSSRAFCPHCGSTLGAIDDEPTIALTIGNFDEKNSLELKPTSHSFEDCCPRWE from the coding sequence GTGACGATCAAATCATATTTTGGCGGGTGTTTATGTGGTCAGATTCGGTTCAGAGCCACGGGGGAGCCGGGCAATCCGCACGCCTGTTCCTGCACCTCTTGTCAGCAGCATTCCGGTGCGTCAACGTTGTTATGGGTTGAGTTTCCCCGGTCAGTAGTTGAGTGGATTGGTGAAGGTGGAGAGCCCGCGCGCTATCGTTCGTCCGATTACTCCAGCCGGGCTTTTTGCCCGCACTGTGGCAGCACACTGGGGGCGATTGATGATGAACCGACCATTGCGCTGACGATTGGGAATTTTGATGAGAAAAACAGCCTGGAGCTGAAGCCAACGTCACATTCGTTCGAGGACTGCTGCCCGCGCTGGGAATAA
- a CDS encoding methyl-accepting chemotaxis protein, whose translation MSTTQLPVNRSNLSIHSSPSASKRKLSTRMLMLLAGVITIALGFIVTIGLLIWQSGQQQKTIAQRYLEQTAYTNSYLIQQKLDVALHAARNLVQSVVSLQEAGNADRKTAETLLKNALKSHPDFLSMSLAWEPDAFDGKDREYAGQPDQDPQGRFVRYVDRDTAGNVALHNLVDYETPGSGDYYLLPKKLQKEVILEPYSYPYNGVDVLLTSIAVPIIINNKFYGSVTADFSLDTLQQLTNNIKPYEGAGYAQLLSHTGAYISHPDKTQVTKKIENDPTLLEHVTAGRSYQIERDNAVLNTPAFNVYMPVTIGNTGTPWMLGLSAPVNMVMAETVRQRNIGLLLMVLSIVVVSGVLGIIFNRKVARPIGGEPAQAAQIALSVAQGDLTQTIPVQPKDDSSIFYAMNAMQSQLRDIAEQLISTSESVSHGATEIAAGNTDLASRTEQQAAALEETAASMEQITATVKQNADNAHNATTLAQNAAHIAQKGDKIVGQVVHIMSEIDDSSKKIADITSIINGIAFQTNILALNAAVEAARAGEQGRGFAVVANEVRNLAQRSASAVKDITALITESASRVDSGVTLVQSAGETMQDMLRAVTSVKDIMDEIVSASDEQSRGISQVTQAVHEMDGVTQQNAALVQEATAAAASLEEQARQLAQTVLVFKLS comes from the coding sequence ATGTCTACAACACAATTACCGGTTAACCGCAGCAACTTATCCATCCACTCCTCGCCAAGCGCGTCAAAAAGAAAACTCAGCACACGGATGCTGATGCTCCTGGCGGGCGTCATCACTATCGCCCTCGGTTTTATTGTCACTATCGGCCTGCTGATCTGGCAATCCGGCCAGCAGCAAAAGACCATCGCACAGCGGTATCTTGAGCAAACAGCGTATACCAACAGCTACCTGATTCAGCAGAAACTGGATGTCGCGCTACATGCAGCACGCAATCTGGTGCAGAGCGTTGTCAGTCTGCAAGAAGCAGGCAATGCCGATCGGAAAACCGCAGAAACGCTGCTGAAGAATGCGCTGAAGAGCCACCCCGATTTCCTTTCGATGTCGCTGGCATGGGAACCTGATGCGTTCGACGGCAAAGATCGGGAGTACGCTGGTCAGCCCGATCAGGACCCGCAAGGTCGCTTCGTCCGTTATGTCGACCGCGATACCGCAGGCAACGTTGCTCTGCATAATCTGGTGGATTATGAAACGCCCGGCAGCGGCGATTACTACCTGCTGCCGAAGAAGCTCCAGAAAGAAGTGATTTTGGAACCGTATAGCTACCCTTATAACGGTGTTGATGTCCTGCTGACCTCCATTGCCGTGCCCATCATCATCAACAACAAATTTTACGGCTCCGTTACGGCGGATTTTTCGCTGGATACGCTGCAGCAGCTGACCAACAACATAAAACCCTATGAGGGCGCGGGCTACGCCCAATTGCTGTCCCACACTGGTGCCTACATTTCCCACCCCGACAAAACCCAGGTGACCAAAAAAATTGAAAACGATCCAACGCTGCTAGAGCATGTCACCGCAGGGCGGTCTTATCAGATTGAACGTGACAATGCCGTGCTGAACACGCCAGCGTTTAACGTGTATATGCCAGTTACCATCGGCAATACTGGCACGCCCTGGATGCTCGGCCTGTCCGCCCCCGTTAATATGGTGATGGCGGAAACGGTGCGGCAGCGCAACATAGGGCTACTGCTTATGGTACTGAGTATCGTGGTGGTTTCTGGCGTACTAGGCATCATCTTTAACCGCAAAGTCGCTCGGCCTATCGGTGGGGAACCGGCTCAGGCTGCACAGATCGCGCTGTCCGTCGCACAGGGGGATTTAACGCAGACCATTCCTGTGCAGCCAAAAGACGATAGCAGTATTTTTTACGCTATGAACGCTATGCAGTCACAGCTGCGAGACATCGCCGAACAGTTGATTAGCACCAGCGAATCCGTCAGCCACGGTGCAACAGAAATTGCGGCAGGCAACACCGATCTAGCCTCCCGTACCGAGCAACAAGCGGCGGCGCTTGAAGAAACCGCCGCCAGCATGGAACAGATTACGGCGACGGTGAAACAGAATGCGGATAACGCCCATAACGCCACAACGCTGGCGCAGAACGCGGCCCACATCGCTCAGAAAGGTGACAAGATTGTTGGCCAGGTTGTTCACATTATGAGTGAGATCGACGACAGTTCTAAGAAAATTGCCGACATTACCAGCATCATCAACGGTATTGCGTTTCAGACCAATATTCTGGCACTCAACGCGGCAGTAGAAGCGGCCAGAGCGGGCGAACAAGGGCGTGGTTTTGCCGTTGTTGCCAACGAGGTGCGCAACCTCGCGCAGCGTAGCGCCAGTGCCGTAAAAGATATCACCGCGCTGATAACGGAATCCGCCAGCCGCGTCGACAGCGGCGTCACGCTGGTTCAGAGCGCCGGTGAGACCATGCAGGACATGCTGCGGGCTGTAACGTCGGTAAAAGACATCATGGATGAGATCGTCTCCGCATCGGATGAACAATCACGCGGGATCAGCCAGGTGACACAGGCCGTTCACGAGATGGACGGCGTCACCCAGCAGAATGCCGCACTGGTGCAGGAAGCGACGGCTGCCGCCGCATCACTGGAAGAACAGGCCAGGCAGCTCGCCCAGACAGTGCTGGTATTCAAGCTCTCGTAG
- a CDS encoding LacI family DNA-binding transcriptional regulator, producing the protein MVTMLDVAKKAGVSKATVSRVLTGNNYVSKTTRDRVFRAIEEIGYRPNLLARQLATSKSQIIGLVVTNTLYSGPYFSELLFQTATMTEKYGRQLIMADGKHSAEEEREAIQFLLDLRCDAVIIYPRFLSIDTLESIIEQHEQPIMVVNRTLHRHGDNGICADHQQHCHDAVNYLIARGHRDIAFICGSANSPTGTSRLAGYQQALEENGISYSDKRVAPGDWTHDSGYTAAKILLQQATTFSALVASNDDMAIGAAKALREHGMTIPQDVSLLGFDDLPMASWFYPPLTTVHVPVAEMINYTLEKLLCRLEGESVVPAPDFKGELIIRDSVSKGPAA; encoded by the coding sequence ATGGTAACCATGCTTGATGTAGCGAAAAAAGCCGGTGTCTCCAAAGCCACCGTATCACGCGTGCTGACAGGGAATAACTACGTCAGTAAAACCACGCGGGATCGGGTATTCCGGGCGATTGAAGAGATTGGCTACCGGCCCAACCTGCTGGCGCGCCAGCTCGCCACGAGCAAATCGCAAATCATTGGTTTGGTCGTGACCAACACGTTGTACAGCGGCCCCTATTTCAGCGAATTGCTGTTCCAAACAGCGACGATGACGGAAAAATACGGGCGGCAGCTCATCATGGCAGATGGCAAACACAGTGCCGAAGAAGAACGGGAAGCGATTCAGTTCCTGCTCGATTTACGCTGCGATGCCGTCATTATCTATCCGCGCTTTCTTTCTATCGATACGCTGGAAAGCATTATCGAACAGCACGAACAGCCGATCATGGTCGTCAACCGCACACTGCATCGGCACGGTGACAACGGCATCTGCGCTGACCACCAGCAACATTGCCATGATGCCGTCAATTACCTGATTGCGCGGGGTCACCGTGATATTGCGTTTATCTGCGGATCGGCGAATTCTCCCACCGGTACGAGCCGACTAGCGGGCTACCAGCAAGCGCTGGAGGAAAATGGAATTTCCTATAGCGACAAGCGGGTTGCACCTGGCGACTGGACCCATGACAGCGGCTATACGGCAGCAAAAATCCTGCTGCAACAGGCGACCACCTTCAGTGCACTGGTCGCCAGCAATGACGATATGGCGATTGGCGCAGCAAAAGCGTTGCGCGAACACGGCATGACGATTCCGCAGGACGTTTCGCTGTTGGGGTTCGACGATTTACCGATGGCTTCATGGTTCTACCCGCCGCTCACTACCGTGCACGTCCCCGTCGCCGAGATGATTAACTATACCCTTGAGAAGCTGCTGTGTCGGCTTGAAGGTGAAAGCGTCGTGCCTGCGCCTGACTTCAAGGGAGAATTGATTATCCGCGACTCCGTCAGCAAAGGCCCCGCCGCTTAA
- a CDS encoding PTS sugar transporter subunit IIB: MNKILLCCAAGMSTSMLVQRMEKVAEQKAIAVEIKAVGFEEFNELIEQYDCCLLGPQIKYKLPEFKAIADEKAKPIAVINMVDYGMMNGEKVLNDALAMIA; the protein is encoded by the coding sequence ATGAATAAGATTTTACTCTGTTGCGCAGCAGGAATGTCTACCAGCATGCTGGTACAGCGGATGGAAAAGGTCGCCGAGCAAAAAGCGATCGCTGTTGAGATAAAAGCCGTAGGTTTTGAAGAGTTTAATGAACTCATTGAGCAATATGATTGCTGCCTTCTTGGTCCACAAATTAAGTATAAACTTCCTGAATTCAAAGCGATAGCTGACGAAAAAGCAAAGCCGATTGCAGTTATTAATATGGTTGATTACGGCATGATGAATGGGGAGAAAGTCCTTAACGATGCCCTGGCGATGATCGCGTAA
- a CDS encoding PTS sugar transporter subunit IIC, with translation MSKLTESLFSVIENRISPIAAKLSSQRHVVAIKDGFIASMPFLIVGSFMMLFAHPPFSPNSEWAFAQWWLGMVERHGEQIMMPYNMTMGIMAVYITSAIAYNLAQSYKMNGFMAASLALMSFMVVAAPQIDKSLPVGSLGGEGIFTAIIVAIYSTELMHFLQKHNIGIRLPEQVPPKIRQSFDLLIPILAIFLTLFPLSLFMQSQFGMLLPQAIMAVFAPIISASDSLPAILIAVLLCHLLWFAGIHGAVIVGGILQAFWLTNLGINQEAFNAGAPITKIFIEPFWQFFITIGGSGATMGLVFLYLRSRSAHLRSIGKLAVVPSMFNINEPVIFGSPVVMNPLLFIPFITAPLVNATLAYIALKTDLVHRVISLAPWTTPGPIGAAWSTGWDWRAVVLVGVLIVVSSLIYYPFFKMYERQLIEQEVGTAEEAVSDAR, from the coding sequence ATGAGTAAATTAACCGAGTCATTATTCAGCGTTATCGAAAACCGTATTAGCCCGATTGCGGCGAAACTTTCCAGCCAGCGTCATGTTGTGGCAATTAAGGATGGGTTCATTGCCTCCATGCCTTTCTTAATTGTCGGCTCTTTTATGATGTTATTCGCTCATCCGCCTTTTAGCCCGAATAGTGAATGGGCGTTTGCGCAGTGGTGGCTGGGGATGGTGGAACGCCACGGCGAACAGATCATGATGCCCTACAATATGACGATGGGCATTATGGCGGTGTATATCACCAGTGCCATCGCTTATAACCTGGCGCAGAGCTATAAAATGAACGGTTTTATGGCGGCCAGCCTGGCACTGATGTCGTTTATGGTCGTGGCGGCGCCGCAAATCGACAAAAGCCTGCCGGTTGGGTCGCTGGGCGGCGAAGGGATTTTCACCGCGATTATCGTGGCGATCTATTCGACGGAGCTGATGCATTTTTTGCAGAAGCACAATATTGGCATCCGCCTGCCGGAACAAGTACCGCCGAAAATCCGCCAGTCTTTCGATTTACTGATCCCGATTCTTGCTATCTTCCTGACGCTCTTCCCGCTTAGCCTGTTTATGCAGAGCCAGTTCGGCATGCTGCTACCGCAGGCGATCATGGCCGTCTTTGCGCCGATTATTTCGGCATCTGACTCGTTACCCGCCATCCTGATCGCGGTACTGCTCTGTCACCTGCTGTGGTTTGCCGGGATTCACGGCGCTGTTATTGTCGGCGGAATCTTGCAGGCGTTCTGGCTGACCAACTTAGGGATCAATCAGGAAGCATTTAACGCGGGCGCACCGATCACCAAAATCTTTATTGAACCCTTCTGGCAGTTTTTCATCACGATAGGCGGCTCGGGAGCGACCATGGGACTGGTCTTTCTCTATCTGCGCAGCCGTTCTGCTCACCTGCGCTCCATCGGCAAACTGGCCGTGGTGCCGAGCATGTTCAACATCAACGAACCGGTGATTTTTGGTTCACCCGTCGTGATGAACCCGCTGCTGTTCATCCCGTTTATTACTGCGCCGTTGGTGAACGCCACCCTTGCCTATATCGCGTTAAAAACCGATTTAGTGCATCGCGTCATTTCTCTTGCGCCCTGGACAACGCCGGGCCCGATTGGCGCAGCCTGGTCTACGGGGTGGGACTGGCGTGCGGTAGTGCTGGTGGGGGTACTAATTGTTGTTTCGTCCCTAATCTATTACCCCTTCTTCAAAATGTATGAACGTCAGTTGATCGAACAAGAAGTGGGTACAGCAGAGGAGGCCGTGAGTGATGCTCGATAA
- a CDS encoding PTS lactose/cellobiose transporter subunit IIA has protein sequence MLDKTMLDETTVMELIIYAGEARSSSMEALSAARKYDWDKADELLNTASVAARKAHQIQTALIGADEGSGKIPVNLILVHAQDHLMNAMLCRELVEELIQLHREIATLKQSIH, from the coding sequence ATGCTCGATAAAACCATGCTTGATGAAACGACAGTCATGGAACTGATTATCTATGCGGGAGAGGCTCGCTCCAGCTCAATGGAGGCGCTGAGCGCTGCCAGAAAATATGACTGGGACAAGGCCGACGAACTGCTGAATACGGCTTCCGTTGCGGCGCGCAAAGCCCATCAAATCCAGACGGCCTTGATTGGTGCCGATGAGGGCAGCGGGAAAATCCCGGTCAACCTGATTCTGGTTCACGCGCAAGATCACCTAATGAACGCCATGCTATGCCGTGAACTGGTGGAGGAGCTGATTCAGCTGCATCGGGAAATCGCCACCCTGAAACAGTCTATTCATTAA
- a CDS encoding 6-phospho-beta-glucosidase, with protein sequence MSAEQLPKDFLWGGAVAAHQVEGGWDQGGKGVSICDVLSGGAHGVDRVITDGVQPGVSYPNHQAVEFYSHYKQDVALFAEMGFKCFRTSIAWTRIFPNGDELEPNEAGLQFYDDLFDELLKYNIEPVITLSHFEMPHHLVKQYGGWLNRKVVDCFVRYSEVVMKRYQAKVKYWMTFNEINNQRNWQYPLFGYCCSGVIFTDHDKPEQAMYQTLHHQFVASAKVVKLGHEINPNFKIGCMLALVPIYPWSCHPDDVMFAQEAMRERHLFGDVQLRGYYPSYILKEWARKGYQIDMQPEDEQTLREGCTDYLGFSYYMSSAVQLSAKGQKKEDAITGLDGGVKNPHVKASEWGWQIDPVGLRYTLNSFYERYQKPMFIVENGFGAVDKVEADGSINDDYRIEYLKAHIEQMKKAVVEDGVELMGYTPWGCIDCVSFTTGQYSKRYGFIYVDKHDDGTGTFKRSKKKSFDWYKKVISSNGAEL encoded by the coding sequence ATGTCTGCTGAACAATTACCGAAAGACTTTCTGTGGGGCGGCGCGGTAGCGGCGCATCAAGTTGAAGGTGGTTGGGATCAAGGTGGCAAAGGCGTCAGCATTTGCGATGTCCTGTCCGGCGGTGCCCACGGCGTTGACCGTGTGATTACCGATGGTGTACAGCCTGGTGTTAGTTATCCGAATCATCAGGCGGTGGAGTTCTATTCCCACTATAAGCAGGACGTTGCCCTGTTCGCCGAAATGGGCTTCAAATGCTTCCGTACCTCGATTGCCTGGACGCGTATTTTCCCCAATGGCGATGAGCTGGAGCCGAATGAAGCGGGTCTGCAATTCTATGACGACCTGTTCGATGAACTACTGAAATACAACATCGAGCCCGTGATTACGCTGTCCCACTTCGAGATGCCGCATCATCTGGTTAAGCAGTACGGCGGCTGGTTGAACCGTAAAGTGGTGGATTGCTTTGTGCGCTACAGCGAAGTGGTCATGAAGCGTTACCAGGCCAAAGTGAAATACTGGATGACCTTCAATGAGATCAACAACCAGCGTAACTGGCAGTATCCGCTGTTTGGCTACTGCTGTTCCGGCGTGATTTTTACCGATCACGACAAGCCGGAGCAGGCGATGTACCAAACGCTGCACCATCAGTTTGTCGCCAGTGCGAAAGTTGTGAAGCTGGGTCATGAGATTAACCCGAACTTCAAAATTGGCTGCATGCTGGCGCTGGTGCCGATCTATCCGTGGTCATGCCACCCGGATGACGTGATGTTTGCACAGGAAGCGATGCGTGAACGCCACCTGTTCGGTGATGTGCAACTGCGTGGTTACTATCCGTCTTACATCCTGAAAGAGTGGGCGCGCAAAGGTTATCAGATTGACATGCAGCCGGAAGACGAACAGACACTGCGTGAAGGTTGCACGGATTATCTGGGCTTCAGCTACTACATGAGCAGCGCGGTGCAACTGTCGGCGAAAGGCCAGAAAAAAGAAGATGCGATTACGGGCCTTGACGGAGGCGTGAAAAACCCGCATGTGAAGGCATCGGAGTGGGGCTGGCAGATTGATCCGGTTGGTCTGCGCTATACGCTGAACAGCTTCTACGAGCGTTATCAGAAACCGATGTTCATCGTCGAAAACGGCTTTGGCGCGGTGGACAAGGTGGAAGCCGACGGCAGCATTAACGACGATTACCGCATCGAATACCTCAAAGCGCATATCGAGCAGATGAAAAAAGCCGTCGTGGAAGATGGCGTGGAGCTAATGGGCTATACCCCGTGGGGCTGCATCGACTGCGTGTCGTTCACCACCGGTCAGTACAGCAAACGCTATGGTTTCATCTATGTGGATAAACACGACGATGGCACCGGTACGTTCAAGCGCTCGAAGAAAAAGAGCTTTGACTGGTATAAGAAGGTGATCTCCAGCAACGGCGCAGAACTATAA
- the yidA gene encoding sugar-phosphatase: MPVKLIAIDMDGTLLTPQNQISPAVKAAIAAAREKGVQVVLATGRPYIGVERYLMELDLQQEGCYCITNNGALVQRTVNGDCVAQTALSFDDYLYFEALACKLGVHFHALDFNFVYTANKDISPYTIHESHLTGMPLKYRAVEEMDRSLTFPKVMMIDEPEILDRAISQIPAEAFERYTIMKSAEYYLEILDKRVNKGEGVKMLAEHLGIPRESVMTLGDQQNDLAMIRYAGIGVAMGNAIDEVKEASQFVTKTNMEDGVAYAIEKFVLNA, encoded by the coding sequence ATGCCTGTAAAACTGATCGCGATTGATATGGACGGGACGTTGCTGACGCCCCAAAATCAAATTTCACCTGCGGTAAAAGCCGCGATTGCCGCTGCCAGAGAGAAAGGCGTGCAGGTGGTGCTGGCTACCGGCCGCCCCTACATCGGCGTTGAGCGTTATTTGATGGAGCTGGATTTGCAGCAGGAAGGCTGTTACTGCATCACCAACAACGGTGCGTTGGTGCAGCGTACGGTCAACGGTGACTGCGTAGCGCAAACCGCGTTGAGCTTCGACGATTATCTCTATTTTGAAGCGCTGGCCTGCAAACTTGGCGTCCATTTCCACGCGTTGGACTTCAATTTCGTCTATACCGCCAATAAAGACATCAGCCCTTACACCATTCATGAATCCCACCTGACCGGGATGCCGTTGAAGTATCGTGCGGTTGAGGAAATGGATCGCAGCCTGACGTTCCCGAAAGTGATGATGATTGATGAACCAGAGATATTGGATCGCGCCATCAGCCAGATTCCAGCGGAAGCCTTTGAACGCTACACCATCATGAAGAGCGCCGAATACTATCTGGAAATCCTGGATAAGCGCGTCAACAAAGGTGAAGGCGTGAAGATGCTGGCGGAGCACCTCGGCATTCCACGCGAAAGCGTCATGACACTGGGCGACCAGCAGAACGATCTGGCGATGATTCGCTATGCGGGCATCGGCGTCGCGATGGGCAATGCCATCGATGAAGTGAAAGAAGCCAGCCAGTTTGTCACTAAAACCAATATGGAAGACGGCGTCGCTTATGCGATCGAGAAGTTTGTGCTGAATGCCTGA